The Neptunomonas concharum genomic interval TTTAAAGGTTTCGTTGAAAATCGCTTCTTCCGTACCGGCATTAACATATACGGATTGTCCATTGAGCTTCTGGAAAATACCATTCGCTTCGTTTGCCGCCAACACACGCCAATGATGTGCAGCCTGCATTTTCTGTTGCTCAGAAATGGGATACGTTGTTGCGATAGGGGCTTGCGATGTATGCGCATAGAAGCAGCCTGGCAACACCACCGCCATAGCACCCAGAATAGCTATTTTCCTTATCATCATTCTATCCTTCAATTAAAAGACCTGTCGTTTGGCCCTATATTATTCGATTTATTCGCCAAGGTACACGCCGACATTCATTAAGTACAGCCTGAGTAGCCTAACTGGCGCCAAGCTTCGTAAACAACCACAGCGCACGCATTCGAGAGATTCAGACTGCGGCTCTGAGGGCCCATCGGCAACTTCACACGCTGCTCCGGCGGCAAATCTTCCCGCACTTGTAAGGGTAAGCCTCGGGTTTCAGGCCCAAAAAGCAACACATCCCCAGCGGAAAAAGCAACGTCTGAGTGAAATACCGTCCCTTTTGTGGTCAAAGCCCACACTTTACCCGGTTTTATCTCTTCCAAGCAATCCGATAGGTTGTTGTGTACACGTACCGATGAAAACTCGTGATAATCCAAGCCTGCTCTTCGAAGCTTTTTATCGTCTAACTCAAACCCTAAAGGCTCCACCAAGTGTAGCCTAAACCCAGTATTTGCACATAATCGAATAATATTACCAGTATTGGGCGGGATTTCTGGTTCATATAACACAACATGAAGCATAGTAAGCACTCTACTCTAATAACCTTTATGTTGAATTATACGCAACCTGCCCCACAAAGCACCGGCTAATCAGTCATCATCAACCTGTAAGTTCAGCTCTTTAATTTTTCGGGTAAGTGTGTTTCGCCCCCATCCCAAAAGCTCAGCCGCATCACGCCGGCGCCCGGCTGTATGCTTGAGCGCCGTCTCGATCATAATACGTTCAAATGCGGGTACGGCTGTATCGAGAATATGCTGACGTCCGGACGCTAACTGCTGATCAGCCCAATTTTTGAGCGCTTGCTCCCAATTGGAAGTAGTCACGCCAGCTTCACCTTGCTGCTCCACTAGCTCAGGAGGCATATCAGACACCAGAACTTCGCGTCCAGAGGCCATAACCGTTAACCAGCGACATATGTTCTCGAGTTGTCGAACATTACCCGGCCAAGCCAGATTACACATATAGTGCTCGGTTTCAGGGCGCAATACTTTAGGCTCAACACTCAGCTCTTCTGCAGAACGTGTCAGAAAGTAGCGTGCAAGCTTGGGGATATCTTCTCTTCGCTCGGCAAGCTTAGGGATATGAATACGGATGACATTGAGCCGATGGAAAAGGTCTTCCCGAAAACGCCCACTCTCAACCAAAGACTCAAGGTTTTGATGCGTCGCTGCGATAATACGCACATCAACCTTTACCGGTGTGTGCCCACCTACCCGGTAAAACTCGCCATCCGCTAACACTCTAAGCAAACGCGTTTGAGTTTCGGCTGGCATATCACCTATTTCATCAAGAAACAGCGTACCACCATCTGCTTGCTCAAACCGCCCACGACGCGCAGCGGCGGCACCGGTAAATGCACCTTTTTCATGGCCAAACAGTTCTGACTCAATCAGATCTTTAGGAATAGCAGCCATATTCAGTGGAATAAAGGACTGCTTAGCCCTGGGGCTATGTTTATGCAAAGCATGAGCTACTAACTCTTTACCCGTGCCCGACTCGCCATTGATCAGCACAGTAATATTGGAGTGGGACAATCGCCCTATTGCCCTAAACACTTCTTGCATAGCAGGGGCTTCACCGATAATTTCAGCGGTGTCCAATTCCGGGGCCAAAGGAGCGGCCTCCTTTCGCTGCTCATAAGCGTGCTCAACCGCTCTCTTTACGAGCGCAACCGCATCATCCACATCAAACGGCTTAGGTAGATATTCAAACGCCCCACCTTGATAGGAAGATACCGCACTATCCAGATCTGAGTGTGCCGTCATTATTATGATCGGGATGCCTGCATAATCGGCCTGAATTCGCTCCAATAGCTCCAACCCATCCATACCCGGCATACGAATATCACTGATGATGGCATCAGGCTGAGTTTTCGCTAGCTGACCAAGTACTTCGTTGGCACCTTCAAATGTCGTAATTGAAAAGCCCGATTGGCTCAAAGCTCTCTCCAGCACCCACCGGATCGACCGATCATCATCCACTATCCACACATTACCGGACATCGTCATGCTTTTGCTCCAAAGGAATAAAGAGAGAGAAACGGGTCATACCTGGTTCACTAGCGCACTCGATAAGCCCGTGATGTTGATTAATAATGGATTGCGCTATAGATAAACCTAGCCCTGTTCCTTCTGCTCGCCCACTGATCATTGGATAAAAAACCATCTGTTTCATCCCTTCTGGAATTCCAGGGCCATTATCAATAATCTCCAAGCAACAAACTAAGCGATGCCTTTCAGCTCCTAGCGTCACTTGACGCTTTGCGCGAGTGCGAAGCAGTATTTCAGGTGAATCAGACATATTCTCCCGCAGAGCCTGCATGGCATTGCGCACAATGTTCAGCACCGCTTGTATTAACTGCTCAGAATCTCCCATAAACTCAGGAATACTCGGATCGTAGTCCCTCTTTAACTCAATTTCTCCTGCCGACTCAGCTGAAACTAATGAACAAACCCGTTCAAGTACAGCATGGATATTGACATTCGTCATATTAGGTAGCTGTCGCGGGCCCAACAATCTATCCACTAAATTCCGTAAGCGATCAGCTTCTTCGATAATGATTTGGGTGTACTCATGAAGTGAGACATCAGCCAACTCACGCTCCAACAGTTGCGCTGCACCACGAATTCCACCTAAGGGGTTTTTAATCTCATGTGCCATACCGCGAACTAAATTACGTGTCGTAGCATGATGTGATAACAGCTCCTCCTCCCGCTCAATCCTTAACAAACGGTCCCTTGCCTGAATTTCGATCAGCAAAGTACTACTTCTATCCCACGGGATAGGATTAACACTGTAATCAACTGTTAGCTCATCCCCGCTCATTGAGATCAATTTAGCCTCGCGGCGGGTATAGGAGTGCCCTGAATAAACAGACGCTTTTAGTACTTCTATCTCCGAAGCATCCTGAGTTAACCACTGCTCCACCCCAACACTACTCAGGCGCTTCGATGTGGCCGCCAAGAGCATCTCAGCAGCCGGGTTCATGTACTCAATACATAACTGATCATCGAGTAAGATGACACTGGTAGAGAGGTTCTCAAGTATCTGTTTATGTGTTTGTTTTCTAAGCATCCGCGCACCATCCATTACATAGCTTAAAGCAGCAAAAATTGAGCCAACTTCCCAAACTAGGGCAACACACCAATATTCGCGTCAAATCGATACTTCCCCATGTTTATCCCTAAACCCTGCAACGAAGTGAAGAACTTATTGCACCATTATAGTGCACAACAGAAAAACACGTGCATCGTAATGTCGCCTGTAATAAATACAGGCAAAAAAAAAACCTCCCGAAGGAGGCTTTTTATTAACTAAGCAACTGACTTATACAGAGTAGTACAGGTCATACTCAAGCGGGTGAGTTGTCTGGTTGATCTTATCTGCTTCTTCTTGTTTCAGAGCAATATAAGCATCGATCATGTCATCAGTGAACACGCCGCCTTTTGTCAAGAACTCACGGTCAGAATCCAGAGCTGCCAATGCTTCTTCCAAAGATCCAGCAACTTGTGGAATCTCAGCTGCTTCTTCAGCAGGCAAGTCGTATAGATCTTTATCTGCAGCATCGCCTGGGTGGATCTTATTCTGGATACCGTCCAGACCCGCCATCATCAATGCAGCAAAGCACAGGTACGGGTTAGCGATTGGATCAGGGAAGCGCGTCTCAATACGACGTGCTTTAGGGTTAGTAACGTATGGAATACGAATAGAAGCAGAACGGTTACGAGCAGAGTATGCCAGCATAACAGGTGCTTCAAAGTGAGGAACCAAACGCTTGTAAGAGTTAGTACCTGGGTTGGTGATAGCATTCAACGCTTTAGCGTGCTTGATGATACCGCCAATGTAATACAGAGCCATTTCGCTCATACCTGCATAAGCATCACCAGCAAACAGGTTTACACCATCTTTAGACAAAGATTGGTGAACGTGCATACCAGAACCGTTGTCGCCTACGATTGGCTTAGGCATGAATGTCGCTGTTTTGCCGTAAGCATGTGCAACGTTGTGTACGCAGTATTTTAAAACCTGAACTTCGTCAGCTTTTTTAACTAGCGTGTTAGCACCTGCACCGATTTCACACTGACCAGCGGTTGCTACTTCATGGTGATGAACTTCAACATCTAAGCCCATTGCTGTCATGGCGTTACACATGTTGCCACGCAGGTCATGTAGAGAATCGACAGGAGGAACTGGGAAGTAACCGCCCTTCACACGTGGACGGTGACCTGTATTACCGCCTTCAAACTTGCTGTTA includes:
- the trmL gene encoding tRNA (uridine(34)/cytosine(34)/5-carboxymethylaminomethyluridine(34)-2'-O)-methyltransferase TrmL, encoding MLHVVLYEPEIPPNTGNIIRLCANTGFRLHLVEPLGFELDDKKLRRAGLDYHEFSSVRVHNNLSDCLEEIKPGKVWALTTKGTVFHSDVAFSAGDVLLFGPETRGLPLQVREDLPPEQRVKLPMGPQSRSLNLSNACAVVVYEAWRQLGYSGCT
- the glnG gene encoding nitrogen regulation protein NR(I) — translated: MTMSGNVWIVDDDRSIRWVLERALSQSGFSITTFEGANEVLGQLAKTQPDAIISDIRMPGMDGLELLERIQADYAGIPIIIMTAHSDLDSAVSSYQGGAFEYLPKPFDVDDAVALVKRAVEHAYEQRKEAAPLAPELDTAEIIGEAPAMQEVFRAIGRLSHSNITVLINGESGTGKELVAHALHKHSPRAKQSFIPLNMAAIPKDLIESELFGHEKGAFTGAAAARRGRFEQADGGTLFLDEIGDMPAETQTRLLRVLADGEFYRVGGHTPVKVDVRIIAATHQNLESLVESGRFREDLFHRLNVIRIHIPKLAERREDIPKLARYFLTRSAEELSVEPKVLRPETEHYMCNLAWPGNVRQLENICRWLTVMASGREVLVSDMPPELVEQQGEAGVTTSNWEQALKNWADQQLASGRQHILDTAVPAFERIMIETALKHTAGRRRDAAELLGWGRNTLTRKIKELNLQVDDD
- the glnL gene encoding nitrogen regulation protein NR(II); this translates as MLRKQTHKQILENLSTSVILLDDQLCIEYMNPAAEMLLAATSKRLSSVGVEQWLTQDASEIEVLKASVYSGHSYTRREAKLISMSGDELTVDYSVNPIPWDRSSTLLIEIQARDRLLRIEREEELLSHHATTRNLVRGMAHEIKNPLGGIRGAAQLLERELADVSLHEYTQIIIEEADRLRNLVDRLLGPRQLPNMTNVNIHAVLERVCSLVSAESAGEIELKRDYDPSIPEFMGDSEQLIQAVLNIVRNAMQALRENMSDSPEILLRTRAKRQVTLGAERHRLVCCLEIIDNGPGIPEGMKQMVFYPMISGRAEGTGLGLSIAQSIINQHHGLIECASEPGMTRFSLFIPLEQKHDDVR
- the glnA gene encoding glutamate--ammonia ligase, with translation MSEKTLKLIEENDVKWVDMRFTDTKGKEQHVTIPVHQMGDDFFEEGKMFDGSSIAGWKGINESDMILLPDDSASVLDPFSEESTVIVRCDIVEPATGQGYERDPRSVARRAEEYLKSTGIADTAMFGPEPEFFVFDEVHFHSDMSGCGYTVSSEEAAWSSNSKFEGGNTGHRPRVKGGYFPVPPVDSLHDLRGNMCNAMTAMGLDVEVHHHEVATAGQCEIGAGANTLVKKADEVQVLKYCVHNVAHAYGKTATFMPKPIVGDNGSGMHVHQSLSKDGVNLFAGDAYAGMSEMALYYIGGIIKHAKALNAITNPGTNSYKRLVPHFEAPVMLAYSARNRSASIRIPYVTNPKARRIETRFPDPIANPYLCFAALMMAGLDGIQNKIHPGDAADKDLYDLPAEEAAEIPQVAGSLEEALAALDSDREFLTKGGVFTDDMIDAYIALKQEEADKINQTTHPLEYDLYYSV